TAACGCCGGCAGCGTCGGACAGGTCTTCGTCACCGGCGACGGCACGCTAAACATCACCGACCGCTCTACCCTCCGCGTCAACCGCAATGGCGCGGGCTCCAACCTCTTCGTCGGGTTCGACGGCGACGGCGTCCTCTCGGTCGCGGGCGGCGGGCTCGTCGAGGTCGGCAACGACCTCGTGGTCCAGGCCAGCGACTTCGACGGCAACTCCAGCAGTGTCATCGTCGGCGTCGATCCGTCGCTCGATCTCGACAGCATCGATACCGTCACCGTCGGCCGCGACCTGCTCATCGGCAACAACGGCGGCGCGGGCGGCAGCACCGGCCTCTACTGGCAACGCGACCGCGCGATGACCACCGTCGGCCGGACCACCCACGTCCGCGCCGCCGGCGAGCTCCGCGTCGATGACCAGAGCACCCTCGGCACGGTGAACCTGACTACCGACCCCGGGGCGACGCTTAGTTTCAACGGCGGGGTCCTCTTCGTCGACGGCGGGACCGCCACGCTCAACCACGGCGACCTGATCCTCAACGGCAACACATCCGCGTTTCCAGGCACCGGCAGACTCACGCTGGGGAACGGGGCTGACGCGGTCCTCGACGGCGAGCTCATCATCGCCAACGCGTTTGGGGAGCAGGGCATGCTGGAAGTCTATGGCCCGGGGTCCACCTTCAACCAAACCGCCGGCCTCAAGAGCGCTATGGTCGGCGCGGGTGGCACCGGGGTCATGAGCGTCCTCAACGGCGGCTTCGCGGAGATCAACGTCGAAATCGTCGCCGGCCAAGGCACCGGCTCCAATGGCATAATCGAAGTCAGCGGCGTGTCGTCGGGCGTGCGTTCAACGTTGGTCGTCGACAACCTCAACGACGCGTCTTTCATCCGGCTCGCGCAGAACGGGGGGATCGCCAGTATGGAAATCACCGACGGCGCGCTCGTCCAGGTCGGCAATGCGCTCTTCGTCGGCGACCTCCTGACCTCGGGCGGAACCCAAACGCTGTCGATCGGTGGCGCGGAAGGCGGCTTCTCCGCAGAGCTTCGTGCGAAGTTCCTCACCGTGACGGGCGTGGACGCCTCGGCCGACATCAACAATGGAGCGCTTGTGGTGCTCTCTTCAGACACCCCCTTCAGCCAGCTCCAGGCCTTCAACGGCGGGGAGATCAACCTCACCGGCGGCGAGGTCTTCGCCCCGCAGGTCTCACGCGACGGCGGCTCGACCATCAACTGGACCGGCGGCACGCTCCACACCGAAGACGTCATGGGCGACCTGACCAACGCCGGCGGCACCCTCGCCCCCGGGCTGGGCCAGGCCGTCACCTTCGGCACCACCACCTTCGCTAACGACTACACACAGACCGCCGCCGGCACACTCGAGATCGAGATCGCAGGCAACACCCAGGGCACCGAGTTCGACTTTGTCGATGTCAACGGCCAGCTCTCACTCGCCGGCACGCTCGAAGTCATCCTGCTCGGCCCCACCCCCACCGTCGGCGACACCTTCGACATCCTCGACTGGAATACACGCGTCGGCACCTTCGACACCCTCGACCTCCCCGGCGTCGGCGACGGCAACACCTGGTCCATCGACAACCTCTACACCACCGGCGTCCTCGAAGTCATCCGCTCGGGCGATCTCGACTCCGACGGGCTCGTCGGCGCGGCCGACCTCGACATCATCCTCGCAAACTGGGAACAGAGCGTCACCCCCTTCGACGAGACGATGGGCGATGTCACGGGCGACGGCTTTGTCGATAACGACGACCTCCAGGCCGTCCTCGACCAGTTCGGCAACACGACCTACCCCGGCTCGACCATGGTCCCCGAGCCCGGCACGCTCGCCCTGCTATCCATGCTGCTCTTCACGCGCGGCAGACGCCGACGCTAAACCCCGCACTCAACGCCGTGACAACTCCAACACCGCCGAAGCCCACGGAGTACCTCCGTGGGCTTCTTTTCGTGGCTTGTCCTGCGCAACCACGCAGGCCATAATCCATCTATGCCCTTCCTCCACGACGACTTCTTCCTCACCACCGACACCGCCCGCCGACTCTACCACGATGTCGCGGCTGGACAGCCGATCTACGACTACCACTGCCACCTCGACCCCGCCGACATCGCCGGCAACCGCGTCTACGAAAACCTCCACGACATCTGGCTCGAAGGCGACCACTACAAGTGGCGCGCAATGCGCGCGAACGGCATCGACGAAACCTACATCACCGGCGACGCCGACCCGGACGACAAGTTCCGCGCCTGGGCACGCACCGTCCCCAAGACGCTACGCAACCCGCTCTACCACTGGACCCACCTCGAGCTGCGCCGCTACTTCGGCATCGACACGCTGCTCAACGAAGACACCGCGCAAGACATCTGGGACGAAGCGAACAAGCAGCTCACCTCGCTCACCACCCACGCGATTTTCGACAGGTTCGACGTCGCCATCGTCTGCACCACCGACGACCCGGCCGACTCGCTCGACCACCACGCACAAATCGCCAAGCTCGGGATCGACACCAAGGTCTACCCGACCTTCCGGCCCGACAAGGCATTCGCAACGGCCGACCCCGACGCGATGCACGGCTACCGCGAAAAACTCTTCGCGGTCAACGGCGTGCGCGGCGACACGCTCGACGACATGATCGAGGCGCTCGACCGGGCGATGCAACGCTTCGCCGACGCCGGCGGGCGGCTCAGCGACCACGGCCTCACCGCCCTGCCCGCCGGCGGCTGCCCGCACTCGCTCGCCGAGCGGGTCTACAAAAAGTCAAAAGACTGGGACGAGGTCGCGCTCGCGAACGATGGGCAGCGGCTGACGTCCTACCTCATGCAACACCTCGGCCAGCGCTACGCCGACCGCGGCTGGGCCATGCAGCTCCACCTGGGCGCGATCCGCAACGTCAACACCGGGCTCTACAACCAGCTCGGCCCCGACATCGGCTGCGACTCCATCGGCGACACACGCCAAGGCCCCGGGCTCGAGCGCCTGCTCGGCGCGCTCGCTAGCGAAAACAAACTCCCCAAGACCGTGCTCTACAACCTCAACCCCGCCGACAACGCGCTCTTCGCGAGCATGGCCGGGAACTTCAACCAAAGCCCAACCCGCGGCAAGGTCCAGTACGGCTCGGGCTGGTGGTTCCTCGACCAGAAGCACGGCATCACCGAACAGCTCAACGCCCTCTCCAACCTCGGCCTGCTCTCGAACTTCGTCGGCATGCTCACCGACTCGCGTTCGCTGATGTCCTACCCCAGGCACGAATACTTCCGACGCATCCTCTGCGGAATGCTTGGCGAAGAGGCACAGCGCGGCGAGCTGCCCGACGACCACGACCTGCTCGCCCAGCTCGTTGCCGACATCTGCTTCAACAACGCCCGCGACTACTTCCAGCTCGACCTCGCCCCGCGCTACGCCTGACCCAAACCCTGCACACGCAACCAGCCCACGCCGAGGGCTGAGTCCGCGAAACCCGGATGAACCCGCCCCAAGCGCAAGGGGTCCAACCGCAAGCACCCTATGATTCGACAGGTTGGCAACCCCCCCACCCGCCTCTACAATGCCCCGCTCGCACGGCCGTGTGCCCGAGTGGACCAAGGGGGCGGATTGCAAATCCGCTGGAGTAATCCGACGTGGGTTCGAATCCCACCGCGGCCTTTCGAATAGAACCCCTAGCTCTGGAAGGAGTTAGGGGTTTTCTTATGTGCGTGGGGGAATCTTGTGGCAGTGGAGGGGATGGGGGCTAGGCTACGAGGAGGCTACGTTTGTGC
The sequence above is a segment of the Phycisphaeraceae bacterium D3-23 genome. Coding sequences within it:
- the uxaC gene encoding glucuronate isomerase, producing the protein MPFLHDDFFLTTDTARRLYHDVAAGQPIYDYHCHLDPADIAGNRVYENLHDIWLEGDHYKWRAMRANGIDETYITGDADPDDKFRAWARTVPKTLRNPLYHWTHLELRRYFGIDTLLNEDTAQDIWDEANKQLTSLTTHAIFDRFDVAIVCTTDDPADSLDHHAQIAKLGIDTKVYPTFRPDKAFATADPDAMHGYREKLFAVNGVRGDTLDDMIEALDRAMQRFADAGGRLSDHGLTALPAGGCPHSLAERVYKKSKDWDEVALANDGQRLTSYLMQHLGQRYADRGWAMQLHLGAIRNVNTGLYNQLGPDIGCDSIGDTRQGPGLERLLGALASENKLPKTVLYNLNPADNALFASMAGNFNQSPTRGKVQYGSGWWFLDQKHGITEQLNALSNLGLLSNFVGMLTDSRSLMSYPRHEYFRRILCGMLGEEAQRGELPDDHDLLAQLVADICFNNARDYFQLDLAPRYA